One region of Myxocyprinus asiaticus isolate MX2 ecotype Aquarium Trade chromosome 38, UBuf_Myxa_2, whole genome shotgun sequence genomic DNA includes:
- the LOC127429001 gene encoding POU domain, class 5, transcription factor 1-like: MTDRSQSPAGADCNSRTYEVNRAMYHQVPGLDGLGGASLQFAHGMLQDPSMLFNKTHFSGISPAPPQSFFPFSGVGGDFKASDLQGSDFTQPKHWYPFAAPEFTGQVAGVTTATQPENISPPIAETREQIKMHAQVKTEKDVEGYANEDKPQSQYHHSAGASSVATGVYYSTPWNPNFWHGLSHMTPPANITQAPPTPTASSPSLSPSPPGNDFSSPGFFSGGPTQNIPTGQAQTTARSSGSSSGGCSDSEEEENLTTEDLEQFAKELKHKRITLGFTQADVGLALGNLYGKMFSQTTICRFEALQLSFKNMCKLKPLLQRWLNEAENSENPQDMYKIERVFVDTRKRKRRTSLEGTVRSALESYFVKCPKPNTLEITHISDDLGLERDVVRVWFCNRRQKGKRLALPYDDECIESPYYEQSPPPPPHMVGTGLPGQGYPGPAHPGLAPALYMPPLHRSEVFKNALHSGLVGHLTS, from the exons ATGACGGACCGATCCCAGAGCCCGGCAGGCGCAGACTGCAACAGCCGAACCTACGAGGTCAACAGGGCCATGTACCATCAAGTCCCGGGCCTGGATGGACTTGGTGGTGCGTCTTTACAGTTCGCGCACGGTATGCTTCAGGACCCAAGCATGCTTTTCAACAAAACCCATTTCAGTGGAATCAGCCCTGCGCCACCACAAAGTTTCTTCCCTTTTTCTGGGGTTGGAGGCGATTTTAAGGCGAGTGATTTGCAAGGTAGCGATTTTACGCAGCCCAAACACTGGTACCCGTTTGCGGCACCCGAGTTCACCGGCCAGGTGGCTGGGGTCACCACAGCCACCCAGCCGGAAAACATTAGCCCGCCTATCGCTGAAACCAGGGAACAAATCAAGATGCACGCTCAGGTAAAAACCGAGAAGGATGTTGAGGGCTACGCCAATGAAGACAAGCCTCAATCACAATATCATCATTCCGCGGGCGCATCATCTGTGGCCACCGGGGTGTATTACTCCACACCCTGGAACCCGAACTTTTGGCACGGCCTGTCTCATATGACGCCCCCCGCTAATATTACTCAAGCTCCCCCGACTCCAACGGCATCATCTCCTTCTCTGTCTCCATCTCCGCCTGGGAATGACTTTAGTAGCCCGGGATTTTTCAGCGGAGGCCCTACGCAAAACATCCCCACGGGTCAGGCTCAAACCACCGCTAGGAGCAGCGGCTCCTCCAGTGGAGGGTGCAGTGATTCTGAGGAGGAG gagaACCTGACCACAGAAGACTTGGAGCAGTTTGCTAAAGAGTTAAAACACAAGCGCATCACGTTGGGCTTCACACAGGCGGACGTGGGACTCGCTTTGGGAAACTTGTATG gaAAAATGTTCAGTCAGACAACTATCTGCCGCTTTGAGGCTCTCCAACTGAGTTTCAAGAATATGTGCAAACTGAAGCCACTGCTGCAGAGATGGCTGAACGAGGCAGAGAATTCTGAAAATCCCCAGGAT ATGTACAAGATTGAGCGGGTTTTTGTTGACACAAGGAAAAGAAAGAGGAGAACCAGTTTGGAAGGCACTGTTCGTTCTGCTCTGGAGTCGTACTTTGTGAAGTGCCCCAAGCCCAACACTCTGGAGATAACGCACATATCTGACGATCTAGGCCTAGAGAGAGAT GTAGTACGTGTGTGGTTCTGCAATCGCAGACAAAAGGGGAAGCGCCTAGCATTGCCCTATGATGACGAATGTATCGAAAGTCCGTATTATGAGCAGAGCCCACCACCTCCACCCCACATGGTTGGCACAGGCCTCCCAGGGCAAGGCTATCCTGGACCAGCCCATCCTGGATTAGCCCCTGCCCTATACATGCCACCCCTCCACCGATCAGAGGTCTTTAAAAATGCCCTGCACTCTGGACTGGTGGGTCACCTCACCAGCTAA